Proteins from one Lepidochelys kempii isolate rLepKem1 chromosome 6, rLepKem1.hap2, whole genome shotgun sequence genomic window:
- the LOC140912822 gene encoding olfactory receptor 4S2-like, whose amino-acid sequence MEPTHNVTEFILLGLCHNEKLWPVCFIFFLLLYIATLLGNLLIIVTVKSSQYLKSPMYFFLSYLSFVDMCLSSVTAPKLIADFFVERKTISFDGCIAQLFVAHFFGCTEIFVLTVMAYDRYIAICKPLHYTTIMTGCVCGSLVMASWVGGFVHSMVQTVLTIQLPFCGPNEIDHYFCDVHPLLKLACTDTYLVGIMTLANTGLISLTSFVVLVVSYVIILVSLRTRSTEGRRKAISTCASHIAVVIIFFGPCIFMYLRPSTTFSVDKMVAVFYTIVIPFLNPLIYTLRNKEVKKAMRKLGSRKVTLGVKGKMRCVE is encoded by the coding sequence ATGGAGCCCACACACAATGTGACTGAATTCATCCTTTTGGGACTTTGCCACAATGAGAAGTTATGGCCAGTGTGTTTTATATTCTTTTTACTCCTCTATATCGCTACTTTGCTGGGAAATCTTCTCATCATTGTCACTGTAAAGAGCAGCCAGTATCTGAAGTCTCCCATGTATTTCTTCCTCAGCTATCTGTCCTTTGTAGACATGTGCCTTTCCTCTGTCACAGCCCCAAAACTGATTGCAGACTTCTTTGTGGAGAGGAAAACCATCTCCTTTGATGGCTGCATAGCCCAGCTGTTTGTGGCCCATTTCTTTGGGTGCACTGAAATCTTCGTCCTCACAGTGATGGCGTATGATCGTTACATTGCGATCTGCAAACCCCTCCATTACACAACCATCATGACTGGATGTGTTTGTGGCTCCCTTGTGATGGCTTCATGGGTGGGCGGCTTTGTGCATTCCATGGTTCAGACTGTCCTGACCATCCAGTTACCCTTCTGCGGGCCCAATGAGATTGACCACTATTTCTGTGATGTGCACCCTTTGCTGAAACTGGCCTGCACTGACACTTATCTTGTTGGCATCATGACCCTTGCCAATACGGGGTTGATTTCCCTGACCTCTTTTGTTGTGCTGGTTGTGTCCTATGTCATCATCTTAGTCTCCTTGAGAACTCGCTCCACTGAAGGTCGTCGCAAAGCTATTTCCACTTGTGCCTCCCATATTGCTGTAGTGATTATATTTTTTGGGCCATGTATCTTCATGTATTTAAGACCTTCCACCACCTTCTCGGTGGATAAGATGGTCGCGGTGTTCTACACCATTGTCATCCCCTTTCTGAATCCCTTGATCTACACCCTACGCAATAAGGAGGTGAAAAAAGCCATGAGAAAATTAGGGAGCAGAAAAGTGACATTAGGGGTGAAAGGGAAAATGCGATGTGTAGAAtga